The DNA sequence GGTCACGGTTCGGTCCCAGAGCTTGAGCCACCATTGGCCCGCAAAATTAATTGCAAGGAAGCCCGTAAATCCAATCACTGCCAATACGATCAGAATCCCAAGCCCCGGGATTTCACGGAAATGCCGTAATTCCCCTGAAAATTGACCAGGCGAAAGCGTAATGATGGCCGACATTACCCAACCAAAAATTTGATCGATGACACCCAGCCCCCATGTGATCACCCAAATCGTGACCGCCATCGGAATCCAAACCAAAATGCCAGCAATAAAGTATTTTTTCATGAGAATTTGTGCCTAACCCGCTATTTTAGCGAGTTAAGGCCAATTCAGGCGGATTTGCCTTAAATGGAGTGGATTCGGACCAAAACCAAAAGAGCGCCGACTAAGAAACCGCTGAGGAATAAAGCGATTCCGAGCCATTGGCGACGTTTGCGTCGCTCATCGATTAACAGCTGTTTCAGCAAATCCAACTCAGGGCGCTGCTCTTTACGGTGAACCTGTTCCAGGTTTTCAGCAATCAGACGTGGCAAGGTAGGCAAAATCTTCGCCCAATTTGGCGCCTCTTTCTTTAGCCCATCAATGAGTCCTCGCAATCCAAGCTGCTGGCTCACCCAGCGCTCCAAAATAGGTTTAGCGGTTTTCCAAAGGTCGAGGTCAGGGTCCAATTGACGACCCAGGCCCTCCACATTTAAGAGGGTCTTTTGCAATAAAGTAAGTTGGGGTTGAATCTCAACCTTAAAGCGACGTGATGTTTGAAAGAGTCGCATCAACACAATACCCAAAGAAATATCTTTCAGTGGTCGATCAAAATAGGGTTCGCAAACGGTGCGCACTGCGCCCTCCAACTCTTCTAATCGAGTATTTGCTGGAACCCAACCTGATTCAATGTGTAACTCGGCAACACGCCGATAGTCGCGATTAAAGAATGCCAAGAAATTCTGGGCCAAATAATTCTTATCAAACTCGCTCAAATTTCCAACAATCCCGAAGTCGAGGGAGATGTATCGACCAAAGGTATTGGGGTCCAAGCTGACTAAGATATTTCCTGGGTGCATGTCCGCGTGAAAGAAGCCATACTCAAAAACTTGAGTAAAAAAGATCTCAACCCCATCGATAGCCAACTTCTTAAAATCAACTCCTGCAGCGCGCAACTCATGCGTTTTACCAATTGAGACGCCATACATCCGCTCCATCACAATCACATTGGTATGGCATAAATCCCAAATCATTTCAGGAATCATGAGTTTGTCGGAGTCTGCAAAATTGCGGCGCAATTGGCTAGCATTAGCCGCTTCGCGCATCAGATCAAGTTCATCGTGCAAATAGGTATCAAATTCGGCGACCACCTCTCGTGGCTTGAGTCGTCGACCATCTTCTGAAACTTTCTCGACAATGCGTGCCAAGTCATGCATTAAAGCCAAGTCGCTCTCAATCACCGGCAAAATACCAGGGCGCAATACTTTGATGGCGATCTCTTTATTAGCCCACTCGGGATGCGTCTCGTTACCTCGCAAGACTCCAAAATGAACCTGCGCGACCGATGCACTCGCCACTGGCGTTGCATCAAACGATGAGAAAATCACTTCGATCGGGTGGCCTAATGCTTTTTCAATAATCGCCTTGGATTGCTCATTAGAAAAAGGCGGGACACGATCTTGAAGCTTCGCTAGTTCATTAGAAACATCATCGGGCAATAAATCCCTACGGGTCGATAGGACCTGACCAAATTTAACAAAAATTGGGCCAAGCGCCTCAAGTGCTAAGCGAATTCGCTCGCCACGAGGTAACTGACTTGGGGAGGTTGATGCAATGAGTCCAAGAAAGAACCGGCGCACACCGGGTCTCAAATTATCGCGAATCAGCCCAAATAAATTAAAGCGCCAAGCCGTATAGAAAATAATGCTTAGGCGAACAATACGACTCACAGTTAATCCCGACTTTTTTGTAAAAAGGAAATTCGTTTTTCAAGGCGCTCAACCGCATCACGAACTGCCTGGATCTCCATTTTATGAGAAACAAAATCGCGTTGATGCAATAAGACTTTTTTTTCCTCACTTAGGTACTCGACCATATTCCCTTGTAAATCAAGGATTGCTTTCTCTGTCGCTTTAGCAAAGCGTTTGGCTTGCGTACTAATATAGTGTGCGGGTGCATCACCGATAATTCTGGCTAAATCTTCCTCGTACTCCCAACGCAATTGATTTGAAAGCTTAGCAATCAATTGAGCCAATTGGGCATCGCCCGTTATTTTGACGGCTCTCATCGCCCGGTCTTTGATGGTTCCCTGCGGGGCGCTAAGCGCTGAAAAGCTGTTGGCATCAACTTCTAAAACCAAATTAGGATGCGGATGCACTTCAGATAAAAGAGCAATAAACGAGTCGTCCTGAATTTGCCATTGCATTGACCCGATTGGCAAAATTAACTCGATTACCTGCCCTTGATGATTACTTAAATCACGCAAAGCCCACTGCTCACGCTCAAGGACATGATTAATGGCGCGCACCAAAGCCGTTTTTGGGAAATCAAAACGCAGGTTCATAGTGTAAAAAACCCGCACAAGGCGGGTTTTCCAATCGGGGAAAAGTTAAAGCTTAAACCAATTGCTGAATACCAGCTAGAACCCAGCCTCCAGGACCATTGACGGGCTTCGATAAATTCCAAACCTCCCTAAATGGTTCAGCGGGTCCATCTGCCTGTTCCCGAATCATGCCAGTGAACTCAACGCTGCACAGGTAGGTATTCGCATCGGTCTCAACACCCAAGAGTTCAGCGTTTAGCGTGACTACATCGGTATGATTTACACCTTCAGCACGGCCCTGCAGATCACGTTGCAAGCTGGCAAACATTTCGGGGGTTGTAAATTCGCGCAATGCCTCAAGATCGCCAGCATCCCAAGCCTTTTGCAAACGTGTGAAGTAGTGTTTTGCATTGGCCAAAAATGCGATTTGATCAAAGCCTTCAGGCAGTTGATAAGCAGGAGCCTCATCAAGTATTGGGCTTGGCGATCCAAATCCAGCATTCACTGGATGACTAGGCGTAAAGGCAGGCTCTTGCCTCGCGGTTCGTTGCATTCCATTAGAGGCAGGCACTGGGCTTGGCATATTTTTAGCGCTGGCTGGCATAAAGCGGCGCAACACGAATAACAATACAAAACCAACTAAGACGGCCAATAAGAGTCCTGTCAAAAATGAAGCAGCGGCCTCACCTAAACCAAAATGCGAAAGCAAGTAAGCAATTCCAAGACCTGCTGCAAGACCGCCTAACATTCCACCTAAGCCCGAACGCTTAGCTGCAGCGGCTGGCGCAGCAGCTTGAGCAGGTGCCGCAGCAGGTTGCTGCGCTTGCTGTGCTGGTTTTTGCTGGGCCGGAGGTTGTGCTTGTTTTTGCTTAGGCGCGTTGGCTGAGCGACCGATGTTCGACCCACCGCCCAAACGCTTTGCGTCAACAACAGCGACATGCCCAACCGATAAAAAAGCAAAGGACAGTGCAAAAACACCGGCTTTTAAATAAGTACTTTTCATTGAATCAGTCTCCCATCTACGATCTGTAAGTATTACTTTACAGTGAATATCTAGTATTTAATACCAATATGCAAGGCGACGATACCCCCAGTCATCCTATGGGTATGGACCTCATCAAACCCAACGCTCTCCATCATGGCTTTGAGGGTTTGGGCATCTGGATGCATGCGGATTGATTCTGCCAAGTATTGATAACTAGCGGCATCCTTCGCAACCTTGTCCCCAAGCCATGGCAGCACCTTAAAGGAATATAGGTCGTAAATTGGGGCTATGAGTGGGTCTGGCTTGGAAAACTCCAAAACCAAAACCTTACCCCCAGGTCGAATCACCCTAGCCATCTCCGACAAGGCATGCTCTTTATGCGTCATATTCCGCAGACCAAATGCAACGCTCACTACATCAAAATGGTGATTTGGGAAGGGGATCTGTTCTGCATCAAACTGAATGCATGGAATTGCAAGACCGCGATCCAAAAGTCGATCTCGACCTACCGATAGCATGGATGCATTGATATCGCTTAACCACACCTCAGCCTCAGGATGAATGCCCCATTGCGCAGATTGCGCAAAAGAGTAGGCAAGGTCGCCAGTCCCACCAGCAATATCAAGCACCCGGTCGCCGGGCTTAACATTCGCTTGGGCTAAGGTAAATTTTTTCCAGAGGCGATGCAAACCGGCCGACATCAGATCGTTCATGATGTCGTATTTCGAAGCTACCGAATGGAAGACCTCGGCAACTTTCTCGGCCTTTTGAGACTCATCAATACTTTGATATCCAAAATGGGTCTTTGACATATTTAGTGCCCACAACCATGGGATTTAGTCACCATCGCAGCATCGCGATCAATACCGGCGATTTTGCAGCGCTCAAGGTAATCTTTCCACAAAGACTCTTGGTTTTCACATAACTCATACAAATAGTCCCATGAATAAAGACCCGAGTCATGACCATCTGAAAAAGTTGGCTTAATTGCGTAATGACCAACTGGCTCAATGTTTACGATGCCAACGTCTCGCTTACCCGTTTGTAAGACCTCCTGCCCTGGTCCATGACCACGTACCTCGGCTGATGGTGAGTAAACACGCAAAAACTCAAAAGGTAAACGATAGCTCTTTCCATTCTCGTATTGAAGCTCGAGAACCTTTGAGTTTTCATGCACGATTAAATTGCTTGGAATCATTACACTAATACCCTTTCAATTCCGCCTTGGTTGGCCTTAGTTATATAGCTTTCAAGCCAATTGTCACCCAATAAATGCTTGGCCATTTCAACCACAATGTAATCCGCCTTGGTCTCGCTATCGCCATCAAAACGCGATAAGCCTTGTAAGCACGATGGGCAACTGGTTAATACTTTAACTTCACCAGCAAAGTCTTTCCTTAGTTCGGTCGCACCCTTTTCCATTTCAATTTGCTTGCGATAACGCACTTGAGTTGAAATATCTGGCCGAGTAATTGCTAGCGTACCGGACTCACCACAGCAACGCTCGTTCTTCACAATTGCCGTGCCATCCTCAAGTGTAATCAGCTCATTGACTGTCTTCAAAGGGTCCTGAAGCTTCATGGGGGTGTGGCATGGATCGTGATACATATAGCGAACTCCCTCAACACCCTCAAGTCTTAGCCCTTTCTCGAGCAGGTACTCATGAATATCAATAATTCGACAACCTGGGAAGATTTGATCAAACTGATAGCCTGCCAGTTGATCGTAACAGGTACCACAGGAGACCACGACTGTTTTGATATCGAGATAGTTCAAGGTATTAGCCACCCGATGAAATAGCACTCGATTATCCGTAATCATTTTCTCGGCTTTATCAAAGTCGCCGTTTCCCTTTTGCGGATAACCGCAGCACAAATACCCAGGGGGTAGTACGGTTTGCACACCAACGTGCCAAAGCATTGCCTGAGTCGCCAATCCCACTTGTGAAAATAGTCGCTCCGAACCGCATCCTGGGAAATAGAAAACCGCTTCCGTATCAACACTCGTCTCCAAAGGATTACGAATAATCGGGACATAGTCTGCGTTTTCAATATCCAAAAGTGCGCGGGCAGTCTTTTTGGGTAAATTGCCGGGCATCTTCTTATTCACAAAATAAATCACCTGCTCTTTCAAAGCAGGCTTACCAACTGTCGCAGGTGGTGATTGTGTTTGCTGAACGGCCCATTTTTTGAATAATTGATGGGCAAAGCGCTGCAAGCCATAACCCCATTCAATCATCACCTTACGACTCATTCGGATGGTTTCGGGATTAGTTGCATTGAGGAATAACATCGATGCGCTAGTACCTGGATTAAAGCGGCGCTGCCCCATCTTACGTAATAAATTGCGCATATTCATGGTGACATCACCAAAATCGATTTTGACTGGGCATGGCGTATAGCACTTATGACAAACTGTGCAGTGCGCAGCAACATCGTCAAACATTTCCCAATGCCGAATCGATACCCCGCGGCGGGTTTGCTCTTCATACAAAAATGCTTCGATCAATAATGAAGTGGCAAGAATTTTGTCTCTGGGGCTATACAACAAATTTGCTCGAGGCACATGAGTTGCACAGACTGGCTTGCACTTTCCACACCGCAAACAATCTTTTACGCTGTCAGCAATCGCTCCGATATCGCTTTGTTGCATGATGATCGATTCGTGACCCATGAGTCCAAAGCTTGGGGTATATGCCATTTGTAGATTGGCATTTGGCATCAGCTTGCCTTTATTAAAGTGGTTGTTTGGATCCACTCGATTTTTATAAGAACGAAATTCTTTGAGTTCCTCGTCCGTGAGGTACTCTAATTTTGTAATACCAATGCCATGCTCACCCGAAATCACGCCGTCCAAGGAGCGTGCCAAAACCATAATGCGATCAACTGCACGGTGGGCATCTTGCAACATCTCATAATCGTCCGAGTTCACCGGAATATTGGTGTGAACATTGCCGTCTCCAGCATGCATATGTAAGGCAACAAATACGCGTTTGCGTAATATCTTCTGATGAATTGATTTAATTTCTTTTAATACCAAATCAAAGGTGGAGCCACCAAAGATGACTTGCAGTGGGGCAAGCAATTCGTTTTTCCATGAAGCGCGCAGGGTACCATCTTGCAACTGTGGGAAAAACTGATCTATTTTCTCTAACCACTCTGCCCAGCGAGACCTTACTTCACGCAGTAGTGTCTGGGCCTGAATGACGCGATCGCCCACCATTTCTGCTCGTGAAATATCCTCAATCTCGTCATTTGCACGAATCGGAAGTGTTGCTTGATTGATATATTGCTCGAGGGCATCAAGTAACTGAATTTTATTTTTAAGCGATAGCTCGATGTTAATTTGATCGATTCCATCGGTGTACTCGCCCATTCGCTCGAGCGGAATCACCACATCCTCATTAATCTTGAATGCATTAGTATGCTTTGCAATCGCCGCCGTTCTCGCTCGATCCAACCAAAACTTCTTACGCGCTTCGGCACTTACTGCCACAAAGCCTTCGCCTACACGCCGATTGGCCATACGCACCACTTCGCTAGTCGCAGCAGCAACGGCCTCCTCATCCTCTCCAGCGATATCACCGATGAGTACCATTTTGGGCAAACCGTTGCGTTTGGATTTTGTGGAGTACCCCACCGCTTTTAAATAGCGGTCATCGAGGTGCTCGAGTCCCGCCAATAGGGGTCCACCTTTTTTACTTAAATCATCCAAATACGCTTTGATCTCAACAATGCTTGGAATGGCTTCACGTGCCTGGCCAAAAAACTCCAAACAAACGGTACGCATATGCTTTGGCATACGATGCAAAATCCAGGTGGCACTCGTAATCAGACCATCGCAACCTTCTTTTTGAATACCCGGTAAGCCGGATAAAAATTTATCCGTCACATCTTTACCTAAACCTGCTTTCCTAAATTTAGCGCCCTCGATTTCTAAAACCTCGGAACGTAAAACCTTGGCTTGAGGTGCCGCCTTGCCATCCGACCAGATCAAACGAAACCGAGCAACGCCTTGATCATGAATCTTGCCAAGGTTATGGTCGAGCCGCTCAATATCGAGCCAATTTCCATCGGGATCCACCATGCGCCAACTAGCCAGATTATCCAAAGCGGTTCCCCATAAGACTGCTTTCTTACCACCTGCGTTCATAGCGATATTTCCGCCAATACAGCTGGCATCCGCTGAGGTTGGATCGACAGCAAAAACGAGTCCTTGTTTTTCTGCGGCATCTGCTACACGACGGGTCACCACGCCCGCCCCAGAGAAAATCGTAGGCACCGGAGCACTTAGGCCAGGCAATACAGAATGTACGACCGCTCCAAGATCAATTAACTTTTCTGTATTAATCACTGCCGACATTGCCACCATTGGAATGGCGCCACCGGTATAACCCGTACCACCTCCGCGCGGAACAATGGTCAGCCCTAACTCAATACAAGCTCTGACCAAGTTTGGAATTTCTGCTTCGGTATCTGGCTTGAGAACAACAAATGGATACTCGATTCGCCAATCGGTTGCATCGGTAACGTGCGCAACGCGTGACATTCCGTCAAATGCGATATTGTCAACATGTGTAAATTTGCTAAATATCCTCTTGGCCTGCTTGCGCAATTGCGATACGGTTTGAAAGTTATTCGCAAAGGATTCCACTGCAGTGCGAGCGGCTGACAGCAAATCGTTGACCTGTTCAGCAAAATCTCCAGAGATCCGTTTTTCAACCTCACCCAAACGATGCCATAGGGCCTGAATGAGTGCCTCGCGTCGTTTGGGGTTATCTAATAAATCATCTTGTAAATAGGGATTACGCTCGACGACCCAAATATCGCCCAGCACCTCAAACAGCATCCTGGCAGAGCGGCCCGTGCGTCGCACACCACGCAACTGCTCCAAAATTTCCCAAGCCTTCGCCCCTAAAAGACGAATGACGATCTCTCGATCAGAAAATGAGGTGTAGTTATACGGAATCTCACGAAGACGATGGGATTGCGTATCGATCTCAGACAAACTATCTAAGGAGATAGGTGCGTTCATAGTGGCCAATCGATTAAAGCTCTATTTTAGATGAGCTTGATCATTCCCGTTACCAATCGATTTGGCACAATATTGAATTAATTTAAGGACTTATGTACTAAGCATGGTACGCTTTCGTGATGAAAAATGATTATTTAAGCCGAATTGAGAACGCCAAGGTCTACGATGTTGCACGCAAAACAGAATTAGAGAAGGCTCGGGATCTAAGCGCACGCTTTCAAAACACGATTCTTTTAAAGCGCGAAGACAGTCAACCGGTCTTCTCATTTAAGTTGCGCGGTGCATATAACAAAATGGCCGGATTGAGCCCGGCGGCTCTTAAAAAGGGGGTGATTGCCGCCTCTGCCGGTAATCATGCGCAAGGTGTTGCACTGTCCGCCGCTAAACTCAAATGCAAGGCGGTGATCGTGATGCCAATCACTACCCCTCAAGTCAAAATTGATGCAGTGAAGGCTCACGGTGGCAAGTGGGTGGAACTGGTCTTGACCGGTGATTCTTACAGCGATGCCTATCAAGAAGCTCAACTGCTTCAGAAAAAGAAGGGGTACACCTTTATCCACCCTTTTGATGATCCAGACGTCATTGCTGGTCAAGGCACGATTGCTAAAGAAATCCTCGATCAACACCCCGATCCAATTGATGCCATTTTTGTGGCAATTGGCGGAGGAGGCCTAATCTCAGGAATCGGCGCCTACATCAAATCAGTTAGGCCAAAGATCAAAGTGATTGGTGTGCAAACGGTTGACTCAGATGCGATGAAACAGTCTTTGCAACTAGGCAAGCGTGTTGAACTGAAGGAAGTTGGTCTGTTCTCAGATGGCACCGCGGTCAAGCAGGTGGGCAAGGAGACCTTTAAGATCTGCCAACAGGTAGTTGACGACATTGTCTTAGTCGATACGGATGAAATCTGCGCTGCGATCAACGATGTCTTTACTGATACGCGCAGTATTTTGGAGCCCGCAGGCGCACTCGCTATCGCAGGTTTAAAAAAATATGTTGAGAAGCATCATCTCAAAAAGAAAACCTTGGTAGCCATTGCGTGTGGTGCCAATATGAATTTTAGTCGTCTACGATTTGTGGCTGAACGTGCCGATGTGGGTGAATTTCGTGAGGCAATCTTTGCGGTCACCATTCCTGAAGAGCGAGGCTCTTTTAAAGCGTTTTGCAAAATGCTCGGTAAACGCAATGTCACTGAATTTAACTATCGCATCGCACATGCCGACCAAGCGCATATTTTTGTTGGCATCGGGACCCAACGGGCGGGTGACAACAAAACAATTGCCAGTGCCTTTCGTAAAGCCGGATTTGCAACCATTGATCTAAGCCATGATGAATTGGCCAAAACGCATCTAAGACACATGGTTGGTGGTAGTTCCGCTTTGGCCAAAGATGAACTACTCTACCGCTTTGAGTTTCCAGAACGCCCAGGTGCGCTGATGCGCTTTCTAGATAGCCTGGCCCCGAACTGGAATATCAGCTTGTTTCATTACCGTAATCATGGGGCCGATTATGGACAAATCTTATTAGGAATTCAGGTGCCGAAGAACGAACAGCTGGCCTTTAAACAATTTTTAAAGACTTTAGGCTATCCTCATTGGGATGAGAGTAAGAATCCTGCGTACCGCCTATTTCTAAAATAAGATGTCCTATACCCTCGCTGGAAAACTAGTCGTTGCCATTTCATCGAGAGCACTCTTTGATTTTGAAGAGGAAAACCGCCTGTTTGAACAAAGTGATGACAGTGCCTACATGAAATTGCAACTAGAACGCCTAGCGATTCCAGCCCAAGTGGGTGTTGCTTTTCCTCTTGTTAAAAAATTACTCCGCTTTAATCAAGATCAACCACGTGTTGAAGTTGTAATCCTTTCACGTAACGATCCGGTCAGTGGTTTACGCGTATTTCGTTCTGCCAAACACCATGGACTTAGCATTGAACGCGGCGTCTTTACCCGCGGTAGGCCGCCGTATCACTACTTAAAATCGCTGCAAGCCAACCTTTTTTTATCAGCGAATGAGGAAGACGTGCGTGCCACGCTTGATACCGGCTTTCCGGCTGCGCGCGTCTACCCAGAATCAACCAAAATGGCCGAGAACAACCCTAATGAAATCCGCATCGCCTTTGACGGAGATGCTGTTTTATTTTCAGATGAGGCCGAACAAGTTTTTCAGGATCAGGGTCTAAAAGCATTTGTTGATCATGAAAGTCAACGTGCTGCCATTCCATTGCCACCAGGTCCCTTTAAGCCCTTGCTAGCCGCCCTTCACCAACTGCAAACGGAGGCTCTGCCTAAAAATGAAATGCGTATCCGGACTGCTTTAGTAACAGCCCGCTCCGCACCGGCCCATGAACGTGCCATTCGCACCCTGATGAACTGGGGAATTGATGTAGATGAGGCGATGTTTCTTGGGGGTCTATCCAAGCGCGAATTTCTCAAAGAGTTCGAGCCCGACTTTTTCTTTGATGATCAGACCGGTCATTGCAATGCCGCCTCCAGCGTAGCCCCAACAGGGCATGTAATTTCTGGGGTTAGTAATACCAACCGGTCTAAAGCCTAAATTTTTCTATGTCTGAATTTGTTCTCGGTCAGCAAAGTGCTTACCCCAATCAATATGACCCAGGTTTGCTATTTCCCATCCCTCGGGCTGAGAATCGCAAAATACTAGGTATTGAGGAAGGCTCACCTCTACCGTTTTTAGGAATTGACCTTTGGAATGCCTTTGAATTGAGCTGGCTAAACCCCAAAGGCAAACCACAAATCGCATTGGCTGAATTTGCGATTCCTGCAGAGTCACCATGCATGATTGAGTCAAAGTCGTTCAAACTTTATCTCAATAGCCTCAACCAGCATCATTTTGAAAATAGTGATGCGGTACGTAAGTGCCTGAGTCATGATTTAGCTTCGGCCCTGGGTAGTTCATTGCAAATCAAGTTGCTTGACCCATCCGCAATACAAGATCAAAAAAAATATCCACTAATGCAAGAACTGGCTGGTCAACTTCTCGATCGCCTTGATATTGAAGTCGATCAAACACAGATTGCTGACCCGCTACTTCTATGTGCAGATCAAAACTCAGCCCCGGTTACACAAACTCTGGTCTCGCATTTACTGAAATCCAATTGCCCGGTTACCGGTCAACCCGATTGGGCCAGTGTACAAATTCATTACCAGGGTCGGCCTATCGATGAGGAAGGGCTATTGCGCTACCTGATTGGCTTTCGTCAGCTTGGTGAATTTCACGAACACTGTGTTGAAAAAATCTTTTGGGATATTAAGAGACGCTGCCAACCAGAAAAACTCTCCGTTTATGCGCGCTACACCCGACGAGGTGGTTTAGATATTAATCCGTTTCGGACGGATTTCAATGCTGCCTGGCCTAACAATATTCGTCACGCCAGGCAGTAATACTAGAACGGAATATCATCATCCATTGCATCAAGTGCGTTCGCGCTTGGACTAGATGAACTCTCAGCAGGCTTAGAACGACCGCCTGACGATTCCTCTCCGGAACCAGCCATTCGCGCACCGAGCATTTGCATGCTGTCAGCAATGATCTCGGTGGAATACTTTTCTTGTCCACTTTGATCCGTCCACTTTCGAGTCCGCAAGCGGCCCTCGACATAAACCTGTGAACCTTTTTTGAGATATTGACCCGCAATTTCAGCCAACTTACCGAAAAAGGCAATACGATGCCAT is a window from the Polynucleobacter sp. HIN11 genome containing:
- a CDS encoding 5'-nucleotidase — translated: MSYTLAGKLVVAISSRALFDFEEENRLFEQSDDSAYMKLQLERLAIPAQVGVAFPLVKKLLRFNQDQPRVEVVILSRNDPVSGLRVFRSAKHHGLSIERGVFTRGRPPYHYLKSLQANLFLSANEEDVRATLDTGFPAARVYPESTKMAENNPNEIRIAFDGDAVLFSDEAEQVFQDQGLKAFVDHESQRAAIPLPPGPFKPLLAALHQLQTEALPKNEMRIRTALVTARSAPAHERAIRTLMNWGIDVDEAMFLGGLSKREFLKEFEPDFFFDDQTGHCNAASSVAPTGHVISGVSNTNRSKA
- the ssb gene encoding single-stranded DNA-binding protein; the protein is MASVNKVIIVGNVGRDPETRYMPSGDAVTNISVATSDRYKDKQTGEMKENTEWHRIAFFGKLAEIAGQYLKKGSQVYVEGRLRTRKWTDQSGQEKYSTEIIADSMQMLGARMAGSGEESSGGRSKPAESSSSPSANALDAMDDDIPF
- the queF gene encoding NADPH-dependent 7-cyano-7-deazaguanine reductase QueF (Catalyzes the NADPH-dependent reduction of 7-cyano-7-deazaguanine (preQ0) to 7-aminomethyl-7-deazaguanine (preQ1) in queuosine biosynthesis) — encoded protein: MSEFVLGQQSAYPNQYDPGLLFPIPRAENRKILGIEEGSPLPFLGIDLWNAFELSWLNPKGKPQIALAEFAIPAESPCMIESKSFKLYLNSLNQHHFENSDAVRKCLSHDLASALGSSLQIKLLDPSAIQDQKKYPLMQELAGQLLDRLDIEVDQTQIADPLLLCADQNSAPVTQTLVSHLLKSNCPVTGQPDWASVQIHYQGRPIDEEGLLRYLIGFRQLGEFHEHCVEKIFWDIKRRCQPEKLSVYARYTRRGGLDINPFRTDFNAAWPNNIRHARQ